A single genomic interval of Pseudorasbora parva isolate DD20220531a chromosome 21, ASM2467924v1, whole genome shotgun sequence harbors:
- the spata20 gene encoding spermatogenesis-associated protein 20 yields the protein MMLRLGFAWSSTSSTTTKHIAQARLFSGSFLRKDNYTLYKRRCSGLPQKSVLASTRLSWDNFRSSGAVFFSMASGSDGLDRLKTPKYTNRLSKEKSSYLLQHAHNPVDWYPWGQEAFNKAKSEDKPIFLSVGYSTCHWCHVMERESFEDEEIGKVLSENFVCIKVDREERPDVDKVYMTFVQATSGGGGWPMSVWLTPDLKPFIGGTYFPPRDSGRRPGLKTVLLRVIEQWQSNRETLESSGERVLEALRKGTKISASPGETLPFAPDVANRCYQQLAHSYEEEYGGFREAPKFPSPVNLMFLMSFWAVNRANCEGAEALRMVLHTLRMMALGGIHDHVAQGFHRYSTDSSWHVPHFEKMLYDQGQLAVAYIAAHQVSGERLFADVARDVLLYVSRDLSDKSGGFYSAEDADSFPTAESSEKREGAFCVWTAGEIRELLPDIVEGATGGATRADIFMHHYGVKEQGNVDPTQDPHGELQGQNVLIVRYSVELTAAHFGISVDRLSELLSDARAKLAEVRRARPPPHLDTKMLASWNGLMLSGFARVGAVLGDKGLLERAERAAYFLQKHLWDEEGQRILHSCYRGNNMEVEQVASPISGFLDDYAFVVCGLLDLFEATQRGRWLQWAEELQLRQDQLFWDSQGSGYFCSDPSDPTLLLALKQDQDGAEPSANSVSAMNLLRLSHFTGRQDWMQRSQELLIAFSDRLTKVPIALPDMVRSVMAQHYTLKQIVICGQPDAEDTASLISCVNSLFLPHKVMMLADGNTEGFLYQRLPILSTLVPRDGTATAYVCENFACSLPVTCPQELRRQLLE from the exons ATGATGCTGAGATTGGGCTTCGCATGGTCTTCAACATCATCAACCACCACCAAACACATCGCACAGGCCAGGCTCTTCAGTGGATCATTTCTGCGAAAAGACAATTATACTTTATATAAGAGACGGTGCTCTGGACTACCACAAAAGTCAGTGCTTGCCAGTACCAGATTGTCCTGGGACAACTTCAG GTCTTCTGGAGCAGTTTTCTTCAGCATGGCATCAGGGAGTGATGGACTGGACAGATTAAAGACCCCAAAATACACCAATCGGCTGAGTAAAGAGAAGTCCTCCTATCTATTACAACATGCACACAACCCTGTGGACTG GTATCCGTGGGGGCAAGAAGCCTTTAATAAAGCAAAGAGTGAAGACAAGCCCATTTTTCTTTCAG TGGGTTATTCCACCTGTCACTGGTGTCACGTGATGGAGAGGGAATCGTTTGAAGATGAGGAGATTGGAAAAGTCCTCAGCGAGAATTTTGTGTGTATAAAAGTGGACAGAGAGGAGAGGCCTGATGTAGACAAAGTTTACATGACATTTGTGCAG GCAACAAGTGGTGGTGGTGGCTGGCCAATGAGTGTGTGGCTCACACCAGATCTCAAGCCATTCATAGGTGGCACTTACTTTCCACCCAGAGACAGTGGAAGAAGACCTGGACTGAAAACTGTCCTTTTAAGAGTTATAGAACAA TGGCAGAGTAACAGAGAAACCCTGGAGTCGAGTGGAGAGAGAGTACTGGAAGCCCTTAGGAAGGGGACAAAAATCTCTGCCAGCCCTGGAGAAACTCTTCCATTCGCTCCAGATGTTGCCAACAGATGTTACCAGCAGCTGGCTCACTCTTATGAGGAAGAATATGGAGGTTTTCGAGAGGCACCGAAATTCCCTTCACCAG TGAACCTGATGTTCTTGATGTCATTTTGGGCTGTAAATCGTGCCAACTGTGAGGGAGCAGAAGCGCTGCGAATGGTCCTTCACACTCTCCGAATGATGGCACTAGGGGGCATTCATGACCATGTGGCACAG GGCTTTCACAGATACTCCACAGACTCCTCCTGGCATGTTCCTCACTTCGAAAAGATGTTATATGATCAAGGCCAGCTTGCTGTGGCCTATATCGCTGCTCACCAG GTATCTGGGGAACGCCTATTTGCAGATGTGGCTCGTGACGTGTTGCTTTACGTCTCCAGAGACCTAAGTGACAAG TCTGGCGGCTTCTATAGCGCTGAGGATGCAGATTCCTTTCCCACGGCGGAATCCAgtgagaagagagagggagCGTTTTGTGTGTGGACGGCAGGAGAGATCAGAGAGCTGCTTCCTGACATTGTGGAAGGCGCCACAGGAGGCGCAACACGGGCGGATATCTTCATGCATCATTACGGTGTGAAAGAGCAAGGCAACGTGGACCCCACTCAG GACCCCCACGGAGAGCTGCAGGGTCAAAATGTGCTGATTGTGCGGTACTCTGTGGAGCTCACCGCTGCTCACTTTGGCATCAGCGTGGACAGGCTGTCCGAGCTGCTGTCCGATGCCAGGGCCAAGCTGGCTGAGGTACGGAGAGCCCGCCCACCTCCTCACCTGGACACCAAAATGCTAGCTTCCTGGAACG GGCTGATGTTGTCCGGGTTTGCACGTGTTGGAGCCGTGCTGGGTGACAAGGGTCTGCTAGAAAGGGCTGAACGGGCAGCTTATTTTCTCCAAAAACACCTGTGGGACGAAGAGGGCCAGAGGATTCTTCATTCCTGCTACCGTGGAAATAACATGGAGGTGGAGCAAGT TGCATCTCCCATTTCAGGCTTCCTGGATGACTACGCGTTTGTGGTTTGTGGGCTGCTGGACCTGTTTGAGGCCACGCAAAGGGGCCGCTGGCTGCAGTGGGCCGAAGAACTCCAGCTGAGGCAGGATCAGCTCTTCTGGGATTCCCAGGGCAGCGGCTACTTCTGCAGCGACCCCTCAGATCCGACACTGCTGTTGGCTCTCAAACAGG atcAGGATGGTGCCGAACCCAGTGCAAACTCTGTCTCAGCCATGAACTTGCTGCGGCTCTCCCACTTCACAGGCCGGCAGGACTGGATGCAGCGCTCTCAGGAATTACTGATTGCCTTCTCTGATAGATTGACTAAGGTGCCAATCGCCCTGCCAGACATGGTCCGCAGTGTCATGGCCCAACATTATACCCTTAAACAG ATCGTTATCTGTGGCCAACCTGATGCTGAGGACACTGCAAGTTTGATTTCCTGTGTCAACTCGCTATTTCTGCCCCATAAA